Proteins found in one Armatimonadia bacterium genomic segment:
- a CDS encoding aldo/keto reductase: protein MQYTRLGKTGVRVSRLCFGTMSFGGDADDQTSATMFARCREAGINFFDCANIYSFGLAEEILGRLMKGCRDELVITSKVGFTMDDGRVGPGLARRTIMMSVEDSLRRLGTDRLDILFCHHSDPETPVDETLRALEDLIRQGKVLYAGVSNWTAGQIARALGRAETLGLSGLHVVQPMYNLAKRTAEIEILPLAASEDLGVITYSPLGGGLLTGKYSRTAKDAAGRLATNERYAVRYADEEHYALAERFVEYSREAGVSPVTLAVAWVKANPAVTAPIIGARNLEQLEPSLAAGDYEMSEEQWEAISALTPPVPLPTDREEERA, encoded by the coding sequence ATGCAGTACACAAGGCTGGGCAAGACCGGTGTGCGTGTGTCGCGGCTGTGCTTCGGCACGATGTCCTTCGGCGGAGACGCGGACGATCAGACTTCAGCGACGATGTTCGCCCGGTGTCGTGAGGCGGGGATCAACTTCTTCGATTGCGCCAACATCTACTCCTTCGGCCTCGCCGAGGAGATCCTCGGCCGCCTTATGAAGGGGTGCCGCGACGAGCTGGTCATCACCTCCAAGGTCGGCTTCACCATGGACGATGGTCGCGTCGGCCCGGGACTGGCACGCCGGACGATCATGATGTCGGTGGAGGACTCGTTGCGACGGCTGGGCACCGACCGGCTCGATATTCTGTTCTGTCATCATAGTGACCCCGAAACGCCGGTGGACGAGACCTTGCGTGCCCTGGAGGACCTGATTCGTCAGGGCAAGGTACTCTACGCCGGAGTCAGCAACTGGACCGCCGGGCAGATTGCGCGAGCACTGGGACGTGCAGAGACGCTGGGGCTTTCGGGGCTTCACGTGGTGCAGCCGATGTACAACCTGGCGAAGCGGACGGCGGAGATCGAGATTCTGCCGCTGGCGGCCTCGGAGGATCTGGGCGTCATCACCTACAGCCCCCTGGGCGGCGGGCTTCTCACCGGCAAGTACAGCCGGACAGCCAAAGACGCCGCCGGGCGTCTGGCGACCAACGAGCGCTATGCGGTACGGTATGCCGACGAGGAGCACTACGCGCTCGCGGAGCGGTTCGTGGAGTATAGCCGGGAGGCAGGAGTGTCGCCGGTTACCCTGGCAGTAGCCTGGGTCAAGGCGAACCCGGCCGTCACGGCGCCCATCATCGGCGCGCGGAATCTCGAGCAACTGGAGCCGTCGCTGGCTGCGGGAGACTATGAGATGTCGGAGGAGCAGTGGGAAGCCATCTCTGCTCTGACGCCGCCTGTACCGCTGCCGACCGACCGAGAGGAAGAGCGGGCGTAG
- a CDS encoding lactonase family protein, protein MTQSTDCRTLVLAGTYTKNYPCEGIYVYEMEPETGGLELLATAGGIPSPTYLALSADLRYLYAPSNVGKNAVVAAYAFDATTGALSLLNTQPAQGTVPCYVTLDATGKWVLTANYGDGSAAVYPREPDGRLGEAACVVRHQGSSANPRRQEGPHAHSITVDPANRFVFVADLGIDRVMVYELNAATGALTPAAVPYVEVHAGAGPRHFVFHPSQRFAYLINELDSTLIAFAYDAETGRLDHLQTVPGLPEGYEGTSWAADLHLDPAGRFLYGSNRGHDSIVVNSIDPAKGSLCLVGHVPSGGKTPRGFALSPDGRFLICANQDTDNLVTFTLDPQTGLPEATGLEVTVPAPVCVKFVQVRVV, encoded by the coding sequence ATGACGCAATCCACCGACTGCCGGACCCTGGTCCTCGCCGGGACCTACACGAAGAACTACCCCTGTGAGGGCATCTACGTCTATGAGATGGAGCCGGAGACCGGAGGGCTGGAGCTGCTGGCCACCGCAGGCGGTATCCCAAGCCCGACCTACCTGGCCCTGTCCGCCGATCTTCGCTACCTCTACGCGCCCAGTAACGTCGGCAAGAACGCCGTTGTGGCTGCCTACGCCTTCGATGCGACCACGGGCGCGCTGTCGCTGCTCAACACCCAGCCGGCGCAGGGCACCGTTCCCTGCTATGTCACCCTCGACGCCACCGGGAAGTGGGTGCTGACGGCCAACTACGGCGACGGCAGCGCGGCTGTGTATCCCAGGGAACCTGACGGTCGCCTGGGAGAAGCCGCCTGCGTGGTTCGCCACCAGGGCTCCAGCGCTAATCCCCGCCGGCAGGAGGGACCACACGCCCACTCGATCACCGTCGATCCGGCGAACCGGTTCGTGTTCGTGGCGGACCTCGGGATCGACCGAGTGATGGTCTACGAACTTAACGCCGCCACGGGGGCGCTAACGCCCGCTGCAGTGCCCTATGTGGAGGTTCACGCCGGAGCAGGTCCGCGGCACTTCGTGTTCCACCCATCGCAGCGGTTCGCGTACCTGATCAACGAACTGGACAGCACCCTGATAGCCTTTGCCTACGACGCCGAGACCGGTCGGCTCGACCATCTGCAGACGGTGCCGGGTCTGCCAGAGGGGTATGAGGGCACAAGCTGGGCGGCCGATCTGCACCTGGACCCGGCTGGTCGCTTTCTGTATGGTTCGAACCGTGGGCACGACAGCATCGTCGTCAACTCTATCGACCCGGCGAAGGGGTCGCTCTGCCTCGTCGGCCACGTACCCAGCGGGGGGAAGACTCCCCGCGGTTTCGCACTGTCTCCCGATGGACGCTTCCTGATCTGTGCGAATCAGGATACCGATAACCTGGTCACCTTCACTCTCGACCCGCAGACGGGCCTACCCGAGGCGACAGGTCTCGAAGTGACCGTGCCTGCGCCGGTGTGTGTCAAGTTCGTGCAGGTTCGAGTGGTCTGA